In one window of Bizionia sp. M204 DNA:
- a CDS encoding amino acid carrier protein, whose protein sequence is MFKSLLLLFTSFFLISSLNAQNDLNEIIISVELNNPSSEINNGTAQLIVKGGKPPYQYKWSNQNTSLNSNNAIGLIEGMTHSVMVTDANGMSTSKSFKIPAESITEIFNSNVQPAVDFLGAILFWDPFASFGIYDPVVYISKDDIGLPHIKNTNQDYFLKEWLVPDGATVQQNQEIAILEINGNETVVRANFGGNLKHLVNKNAHISISSKPTSTDEPLIGTIQFKNPQPLLHPNGDVVENTIPFIVIWLMMGSVFFTIRLKFINIRGFRHSLGLASGKYDDPNAPGSITHFQAMATAVSATVGLGNIAGVAVAISLGGAGATFWMFMAGFFGMSLKFAECSMGVKYRFIDSEGRIFGGPMNYLRYGLEKRKFKKLGKFLAGLFAFLGVGASFGGGNMLQSNQAFKIMSEQVPILQGQGFLFGIGFAVLVGIVIIGGIKSIAKFTGKVVPFMAMLYIIGCLVVIGNNIDNIGGAFMAIYDGAFSADALKGGFIGVLIVGLQRAAFSNEAGVGSAAIAHSASKTNNPIADGFASLVEPLIDTMLVCTMTALVLIFTGIHKDGGGMGGVELTSAAFGSVVSWFPMILAIAVFLFAFSTMVSWSYYGMRSWTYLFGRSKKGELLYKFMYLGFVVLGASVSLGAVLSFADMMILAMSFPNIAGLYILAPEIYADMNVYLDKLKKGKLYIAEKFVKA, encoded by the coding sequence ATGTTTAAATCACTACTCCTTCTTTTTACTTCATTTTTTCTTATTTCGAGTCTAAATGCTCAAAATGACCTTAATGAAATAATAATTAGTGTTGAATTAAACAATCCATCTTCAGAAATAAACAACGGAACGGCTCAACTAATAGTTAAAGGTGGCAAACCGCCTTACCAATACAAATGGAGTAATCAAAATACATCTTTAAATTCCAATAACGCAATTGGTTTAATTGAAGGCATGACGCACTCGGTAATGGTTACAGATGCTAACGGTATGTCGACTTCAAAATCTTTCAAAATACCTGCTGAATCTATTACTGAAATTTTTAATAGTAATGTACAACCTGCGGTAGATTTTCTTGGTGCCATATTATTTTGGGATCCCTTCGCTTCCTTCGGAATATACGATCCCGTGGTTTATATTTCAAAAGACGATATTGGACTCCCACATATAAAAAACACCAATCAAGACTATTTTTTAAAAGAATGGTTAGTTCCTGATGGAGCTACGGTGCAACAGAATCAGGAAATTGCAATCCTTGAAATTAATGGCAACGAAACAGTTGTACGTGCCAATTTTGGCGGAAACCTTAAACATCTCGTCAATAAAAACGCACACATTTCCATAAGTAGCAAACCAACTTCTACTGATGAGCCTTTAATAGGAACAATTCAATTTAAAAATCCACAACCTTTGTTACACCCCAATGGTGATGTAGTTGAAAACACCATTCCGTTTATTGTTATTTGGCTTATGATGGGAAGTGTTTTTTTCACCATACGCTTAAAATTCATCAATATTCGAGGTTTTCGCCATTCTTTAGGATTGGCTAGCGGTAAATATGACGATCCTAATGCGCCGGGAAGTATTACACATTTTCAAGCTATGGCAACTGCCGTATCTGCAACCGTGGGACTAGGCAATATTGCTGGCGTAGCAGTTGCTATTTCTTTGGGTGGAGCTGGCGCAACATTTTGGATGTTTATGGCTGGTTTTTTTGGAATGTCCTTAAAATTTGCAGAATGTAGTATGGGTGTAAAATACCGTTTTATTGATTCGGAAGGTAGAATTTTTGGAGGACCGATGAACTATTTACGCTATGGTCTTGAAAAGCGTAAGTTTAAAAAACTAGGTAAATTTCTAGCAGGACTTTTTGCGTTTTTGGGTGTTGGTGCTTCTTTTGGTGGTGGAAATATGCTCCAATCTAATCAAGCATTTAAAATAATGTCCGAGCAGGTACCCATTCTTCAAGGTCAAGGTTTTTTATTTGGTATTGGTTTTGCTGTGCTTGTTGGTATTGTAATTATTGGCGGAATAAAGAGTATTGCTAAATTCACAGGAAAAGTTGTACCATTTATGGCCATGTTATATATTATTGGTTGCTTGGTGGTAATAGGCAACAACATCGATAATATAGGCGGAGCTTTTATGGCAATTTATGATGGTGCTTTTTCTGCCGATGCCCTAAAAGGTGGTTTTATAGGCGTACTAATTGTTGGATTACAACGTGCTGCATTTTCCAATGAAGCAGGTGTTGGATCTGCGGCAATAGCCCACAGTGCATCCAAAACCAATAATCCGATTGCGGATGGTTTTGCTTCTTTAGTTGAACCTTTAATTGATACGATGTTGGTTTGTACCATGACTGCTTTGGTTCTAATATTTACAGGTATTCATAAAGATGGTGGAGGAATGGGAGGTGTAGAATTGACGTCTGCTGCTTTTGGAAGCGTGGTATCTTGGTTTCCTATGATTTTAGCTATTGCTGTATTTTTATTCGCATTCTCAACCATGGTGTCTTGGTCTTATTACGGCATGCGTTCATGGACTTACCTCTTTGGGCGAAGCAAAAAAGGAGAATTACTCTATAAATTTATGTATTTAGGCTTTGTGGTTTTAGGAGCTTCTGTAAGCCTTGGTGCCGTATTGAGTTTTGCTGATATGATGATTTTAGCCATGTCGTTTCCAAATATTGCTGGATTATACATTCTAGCACCCGAAATATATGCCGATATGAATGTTTATTTAGATAAACTTAAAAAAGGAAAACTCTACATAGCAGAAAAGTTCGTTAAGGCGTAA
- a CDS encoding glucose 1-dehydrogenase, producing MMNTSDLFNLKGKTAIVTGGANGIGKATAKLLAKHGANISIGDFNLEDAKNTAKEIEALGVRAIAVECNVLKDADLVNLVDTTVKELGGIHILINNAGGGGGGRENPFKISVDEIKRDYELNVFSGWRLCQLAVPYMKKEGYGSIVFTTSMSSINKSPNMSGYGGSKAAVNHTVANLAHDFGPEVRINAVGPGATRTAALESVLTPEIEQTMLKRTPIKRLGTAEDIAGAMLYFASPISEWVSGQTIFVNGGGEQTLE from the coding sequence ATGATGAATACATCAGACTTATTCAACTTAAAAGGGAAAACAGCTATTGTAACTGGTGGTGCAAATGGCATAGGAAAAGCTACTGCTAAATTACTGGCAAAACATGGTGCTAATATTTCGATTGGCGATTTTAATTTAGAAGATGCGAAGAATACAGCAAAAGAAATTGAAGCATTAGGTGTAAGGGCTATTGCTGTAGAATGTAACGTGTTAAAAGATGCAGATTTGGTAAATTTGGTAGACACAACCGTAAAAGAATTAGGTGGAATCCACATTTTAATTAATAACGCTGGAGGAGGTGGCGGTGGACGCGAAAATCCTTTTAAAATTTCGGTAGATGAAATTAAACGCGATTATGAATTGAACGTGTTTAGTGGCTGGCGATTATGTCAATTGGCTGTGCCATATATGAAAAAAGAAGGTTATGGTTCTATTGTTTTTACAACATCTATGTCTAGTATCAACAAAAGTCCTAATATGAGTGGCTATGGCGGTTCAAAAGCAGCTGTAAATCATACCGTTGCCAATTTAGCACACGATTTTGGTCCAGAAGTACGCATTAATGCTGTTGGTCCTGGAGCTACAAGAACAGCTGCTTTAGAAAGTGTTTTAACACCTGAAATTGAACAAACCATGTTAAAGCGCACACCAATTAAGCGTTTAGGAACTGCCGAGGACATTGCGGGAGCTATGTTATATTTCGCCTCACCTATATCAGAATGGGTGAGTGGACAAACCATTTTTGTAAATGGAGGTGGCGAACAAACATTAGAGTAG
- a CDS encoding DMT family transporter, with protein MGKFFNNRWVLLLVITLTWGSSFMLIKKSLVAFTPYEIGAIRIVGSGILLAIIGIPAIKKMTKKTLLWVAIVGFFGNFLPMFLFPIAQTQVSSSLAGILDSLVPVFVLIFGFLLFGIKSKMTQVIGAVIGFLGAASLIYFSDANTEGSQFGYTMLIVLAGASYGINAVVITERTSEVKAVELTAAVYTIWAIPAMVILYFTGFIQNFEMKPEYVEPLGYLGFLTIFGTAIAMLLYYKLIQNTSAVFASTASYLLPVVAVIWGIIDGEKFTIWYVFGGILILIGIYLIREKKVNPKLVPRT; from the coding sequence ATGGGAAAATTTTTCAATAATCGTTGGGTTTTATTATTAGTCATCACATTAACTTGGGGAAGTTCATTTATGCTTATAAAGAAATCACTTGTGGCATTTACACCTTATGAGATTGGAGCTATTAGAATTGTTGGTTCTGGTATATTATTAGCAATTATTGGGATCCCTGCAATTAAAAAGATGACTAAAAAAACATTGCTTTGGGTGGCTATAGTTGGTTTTTTTGGTAATTTCTTACCTATGTTTCTGTTTCCAATAGCGCAAACCCAAGTAAGCAGCTCATTGGCGGGAATATTGGACTCTTTAGTGCCTGTTTTTGTTCTAATATTTGGATTTTTACTGTTCGGAATAAAAAGTAAAATGACACAAGTAATTGGCGCCGTTATTGGTTTTTTAGGAGCCGCAAGTTTAATATATTTTTCAGATGCAAATACAGAAGGTTCGCAATTTGGATATACAATGCTCATTGTTTTAGCAGGCGCATCTTATGGCATAAACGCCGTTGTAATTACAGAGCGGACTTCAGAAGTAAAAGCAGTAGAGTTAACAGCTGCTGTTTATACTATCTGGGCTATTCCGGCTATGGTTATATTGTATTTTACAGGGTTTATTCAAAATTTTGAAATGAAACCAGAATATGTAGAACCACTAGGTTATTTAGGATTTCTAACCATTTTTGGAACAGCAATTGCCATGTTACTGTATTATAAATTAATTCAAAACACATCTGCAGTTTTCGCAAGTACAGCAAGTTATTTGTTACCTGTTGTTGCCGTGATTTGGGGAATTATTGATGGCGAAAAATTCACAATTTGGTACGTCTTTGGCGGTATTTTGATTTTAATTGGTATTTATCTCATACGTGAGAAGAAAGTAAATCCTAAACTAGTGCCAAGAACGTAG
- a CDS encoding NAD(P)/FAD-dependent oxidoreductase, whose translation MNKKRVGIIGAGPSGLAQLRAFEAAKKQGLEVPEVVCFEKQSNWGGMWNYSWRTGVGKYGEPAHGSMYKYLWSNGPKECLEFSDYSFDEHFKKPISSYPPRPVLFDYIQGRIKKNNVRDYIRFNTTVRWVSYDEDTKKFKVVLDNLKIDKTYSEEFDYLVVASGHFSTPNMPYFEGIEQFPGQVLHAHDFRGADPYKDQDLLIIGSSYSAEDIGVQCHKHGAKSVTLSYRSNPIGVNWPEGIEEVPLLKYFEGNTAYFKDGTSKSFDAVIMCTGYQHKFPFLPDELRLKTKNNLYPDHLYKGVFFNDVPNMIYLGMQDQYYTFNMFDTQAWVARDFMMDRYKLPSKAERRLDINKWLIENEKLKSSFDHVDFQTAYIKDLLSLSDYPDFNVEKVAEMFKEWLQDKDENILTYRDKTFQSVVTGTMAETHHTEWMDELDDSKERYLFQEQSEEALEETFEKEHI comes from the coding sequence ATGAATAAAAAACGCGTAGGAATTATTGGTGCTGGTCCCAGTGGATTAGCACAGTTAAGGGCTTTTGAAGCTGCAAAAAAACAAGGTTTAGAAGTTCCAGAAGTTGTGTGCTTCGAAAAGCAAAGTAACTGGGGTGGTATGTGGAATTACTCCTGGCGAACAGGTGTTGGTAAGTATGGTGAACCTGCTCATGGGAGTATGTATAAATATTTATGGTCCAATGGTCCGAAAGAATGCTTGGAGTTTTCAGATTATTCTTTCGATGAGCATTTTAAGAAACCTATTTCTTCATATCCACCAAGACCGGTGTTATTCGATTATATTCAAGGCAGAATAAAAAAGAATAATGTTCGCGATTATATTCGGTTTAATACTACGGTACGATGGGTAAGTTATGATGAAGACACTAAAAAATTCAAAGTTGTTTTAGATAATTTAAAAATTGATAAAACCTATTCAGAAGAGTTTGATTATCTGGTTGTAGCATCTGGTCATTTTTCAACACCAAATATGCCCTATTTTGAAGGCATAGAACAATTTCCTGGTCAAGTATTACACGCCCACGATTTTAGAGGTGCCGATCCATATAAAGATCAAGATTTATTAATAATTGGGAGTAGTTATTCTGCCGAAGACATTGGTGTACAATGCCATAAACACGGTGCAAAATCAGTAACTTTAAGTTATAGAAGTAATCCTATTGGTGTAAATTGGCCCGAAGGAATTGAAGAAGTGCCTTTATTGAAATATTTTGAAGGCAATACGGCTTATTTTAAAGATGGAACGTCCAAAAGTTTTGATGCCGTAATTATGTGTACAGGCTATCAGCATAAATTCCCATTTCTTCCGGATGAATTACGCTTGAAGACAAAAAATAATCTTTACCCAGATCATTTGTATAAAGGTGTTTTCTTTAATGATGTGCCTAACATGATTTATTTAGGAATGCAAGATCAATACTACACCTTCAATATGTTTGATACTCAAGCTTGGGTAGCACGAGATTTTATGATGGATCGTTATAAATTACCATCAAAAGCTGAACGCCGTTTGGATATAAATAAATGGTTAATTGAAAACGAAAAATTAAAATCGAGTTTTGATCATGTTGATTTTCAAACCGCATATATTAAAGACTTATTAAGCCTATCGGATTATCCGGATTTTAATGTAGAAAAAGTAGCGGAAATGTTTAAAGAATGGCTACAGGATAAAGATGAAAATATTTTGACCTACAGAGATAAAACTTTCCAAAGCGTTGTTACTGGTACGATGGCAGAAACTCATCATACCGAATGGATGGATGAATTAGATGATAGTAAAGAACGGTATTTGTTTCAAGAGCAAAGTGAAGAAGCCCTGGAGGAAACGTTTGAAAAAGAACATATTTAG
- the cls gene encoding cardiolipin synthase encodes MNWILLGEIAYIIIVILVISRVLYDTRSSTKALSYILFIVFVPFLGMIFYFSVGTNYRKRKLYSKKIVEDEPLRERIRNRMNTYSEAISNSGLIARKSETLIEFIRRAGSSPLTANNDVKLLINGDEKFPELLKELDKASAHIHIEYYIYEDDITGNQIADMLIKKASQGVEVRFMYDDFGSHGLGRSFIKKLQDGGVQTAPFYKIKWYAFANRINYRNHRKIVVIDGVVGFVGGINMSDKYRNDLSTKNHLFWRDTHVVIKGQATAYLQYLFMGDWNFCSTTPFEYSESYFIDSTQQEVISNEVVQIAASGPDSLQPVIFYSLLEAISSAKKCIYITSPYFIPDQSLMDALLIAVQGGLDVKIIIPGVSDSRMVNAAASAYYTELLQVGAKIYKYNKGFVHAKTMVVDDDLAIVGSANMDYRSFDLNFEVNAMIYSKNIAVQLTEAFENDLKDSELMDAQAWLDRPKYIHLWEKMVRLLSPFL; translated from the coding sequence ATGAATTGGATTTTACTTGGAGAAATTGCTTATATCATTATAGTTATTTTAGTTATTTCTAGAGTATTGTACGATACCCGTAGTAGTACCAAAGCTTTATCCTATATATTATTCATTGTATTTGTACCATTCTTGGGTATGATTTTTTACTTTTCTGTGGGAACAAACTACAGAAAACGAAAACTCTATTCAAAAAAAATAGTGGAAGACGAACCGCTGCGAGAACGCATTAGAAATAGGATGAACACCTATTCTGAAGCTATAAGTAATTCTGGATTAATTGCAAGAAAAAGTGAAACGTTGATTGAGTTTATTCGTCGTGCAGGAAGTAGCCCATTAACCGCAAATAACGACGTAAAACTCTTAATAAATGGCGATGAAAAATTTCCAGAATTATTAAAAGAACTGGATAAAGCATCAGCGCACATTCATATAGAATACTATATTTATGAAGATGATATTACAGGCAATCAAATTGCCGATATGCTTATAAAAAAAGCCAGTCAAGGCGTTGAAGTTCGTTTTATGTATGATGATTTTGGAAGTCATGGTTTAGGGCGGTCATTCATAAAAAAACTACAAGATGGTGGCGTGCAAACGGCACCATTCTATAAAATAAAATGGTATGCATTTGCAAACCGAATCAATTACAGAAATCATAGAAAAATTGTTGTTATTGATGGAGTTGTTGGTTTTGTAGGTGGTATTAATATGAGCGATAAGTACCGAAATGATTTAAGTACTAAAAATCATTTATTTTGGAGAGATACGCATGTCGTAATCAAAGGTCAAGCCACGGCCTATTTACAGTATTTATTTATGGGTGATTGGAACTTTTGTAGCACAACGCCATTTGAGTATTCAGAGTCCTATTTTATAGATAGCACCCAACAAGAAGTCATCTCTAACGAAGTGGTTCAAATTGCCGCTTCCGGTCCAGATAGTTTACAGCCTGTTATTTTTTATTCCCTTTTAGAAGCCATTAGTTCTGCCAAAAAATGCATTTATATTACAAGTCCGTATTTTATTCCAGACCAAAGTTTAATGGATGCGTTACTTATTGCCGTTCAAGGCGGATTAGATGTTAAAATCATCATCCCAGGTGTTTCAGATTCTAGAATGGTAAATGCCGCCGCAAGTGCTTATTATACAGAGCTGTTGCAAGTTGGTGCAAAAATTTACAAGTATAATAAAGGGTTTGTGCATGCAAAAACAATGGTTGTAGATGATGATTTGGCCATCGTAGGATCGGCCAATATGGATTATAGAAGTTTTGATCTTAATTTTGAAGTCAATGCCATGATTTATAGCAAAAATATAGCGGTACAACTTACAGAAGCTTTTGAAAATGATTTAAAAGATTCTGAATTAATGGATGCACAAGCTTGGTTAGATAGACCAAAATATATTCATTTGTGGGAGAAAATGGTGCGTTTGTTATCACCATTTTTATAA
- a CDS encoding mechanosensitive ion channel family protein yields MNESIQLMKESLKAYWESFIMGVPKIILAIIMIIVGFLLANIISRFFKKTYLLKTQDPLMVNFLSKTVKLAVLTLVIMMALKVAGLQGVATGLLTAAGASAVIIGFAFKDVGENFISGIILSFNRPFDVDDTIMVDNIFGKIKSLEFRYTKVKTFDGRDVYIPNSDIIKKAVYNYTEDGFFRLDFMVGIDYEDDIDTAKKVILDTVRNSEGVFEDGEHECFVVVDSLGVSTVNLKILFWAQTKEYRKRALEVKSTVVRNVKQVIMENGLNMPADITEIKLYGSQTSIPVTVDYKNKDKE; encoded by the coding sequence ATGAATGAATCAATTCAGCTTATGAAAGAATCTTTGAAAGCCTATTGGGAATCTTTCATTATGGGTGTTCCTAAAATTATTCTGGCCATAATAATGATAATTGTTGGGTTTCTGCTGGCTAATATTATTTCACGTTTTTTTAAAAAAACCTATCTATTAAAAACACAAGACCCGTTAATGGTTAATTTCCTGTCTAAAACGGTGAAATTAGCGGTTTTAACATTGGTTATTATGATGGCGTTAAAAGTAGCTGGATTACAAGGTGTAGCAACAGGGTTGTTAACAGCTGCCGGAGCATCAGCCGTCATTATAGGGTTTGCTTTTAAAGATGTTGGCGAGAATTTTATATCCGGAATTATTTTGTCCTTCAACCGTCCTTTTGATGTGGATGATACCATTATGGTAGATAATATTTTTGGTAAAATTAAATCGTTAGAATTCAGATATACCAAGGTAAAAACTTTTGATGGTCGCGATGTGTATATTCCCAATAGCGATATTATAAAAAAAGCGGTTTATAACTATACCGAAGATGGGTTTTTTAGACTAGATTTTATGGTAGGTATAGATTATGAAGACGATATTGATACGGCTAAAAAAGTTATTTTAGATACAGTTAGAAATTCTGAAGGTGTTTTTGAGGATGGAGAACACGAGTGTTTTGTGGTAGTCGATTCGTTAGGCGTAAGTACCGTGAATTTAAAAATTCTCTTTTGGGCTCAAACAAAGGAATATAGAAAACGCGCCTTGGAAGTAAAAAGTACCGTTGTGAGAAATGTGAAACAAGTAATTATGGAAAATGGTTTAAATATGCCTGCTGATATTACTGAAATTAAATTATATGGTTCGCAAACTAGTATTCCAGTAACGGTTGATTATAAGAATAAGGATAAAGAATAA
- a CDS encoding HupE/UreJ family protein — translation MLENFWFNVEYGINHVLDINAYDHVLFLIVLTVPYLFKDWKRVLILVTIFTLGHTLSLVLAAYGVVSVNGALVEFLIPITILIVALFNVFTAGKGAQKEKIGVLFFSTLFFGLVHGLGFAREFQMMVGKSDNKLLTLLEFALGIELAQIIIVFVVLFLGYIMQTVFRFSKRDWVMVISAVVVGLVIPMILNSDLIA, via the coding sequence ATGCTTGAAAATTTCTGGTTTAATGTTGAATATGGCATCAATCACGTTTTAGATATTAATGCCTATGACCATGTACTATTTCTTATTGTACTTACAGTTCCTTATCTGTTTAAAGACTGGAAACGTGTTCTCATTTTAGTAACCATTTTTACTTTAGGTCACACCTTATCTTTGGTGCTTGCTGCCTATGGCGTTGTGAGTGTTAATGGAGCGTTAGTGGAGTTTTTAATTCCTATTACCATTTTAATTGTTGCTCTTTTTAATGTGTTTACTGCAGGAAAAGGTGCCCAAAAAGAGAAAATTGGTGTGCTATTTTTTTCGACCCTCTTTTTCGGACTCGTTCACGGATTAGGTTTTGCTCGAGAATTTCAAATGATGGTTGGAAAATCGGATAACAAACTTCTTACCTTATTAGAATTTGCTCTTGGTATAGAATTGGCCCAAATAATCATTGTATTTGTGGTGCTATTTTTGGGTTATATTATGCAAACTGTTTTCCGTTTTTCAAAGCGCGACTGGGTTATGGTTATTTCAGCAGTCGTCGTTGGATTGGTAATTCCTATGATTTTAAATAGCGATTTAATAGCCTAA
- a CDS encoding dCMP deaminase family protein, which yields MKEKKQLKYDKAYLRMASEWGKLSYCKRKQVGAIIVKDRMIISDGYNGTPTGFENFCEDDEGYTKWYVLHAEANAILKVAASTQSCMGATLYITLSPCKECSKLIHQAGITRVVYKDAYKDDSGLQFLQKAGIELKLITDLTAE from the coding sequence ATGAAAGAGAAAAAACAACTTAAATATGATAAAGCGTATTTAAGAATGGCTTCAGAATGGGGAAAATTATCCTATTGTAAACGCAAACAAGTTGGTGCCATCATTGTAAAAGATAGAATGATTATTTCCGATGGTTACAATGGTACACCAACCGGATTTGAAAATTTTTGCGAGGACGACGAAGGGTATACCAAATGGTATGTGCTCCATGCCGAAGCCAACGCCATTTTAAAAGTTGCGGCATCTACACAGTCCTGTATGGGTGCAACCCTTTATATTACCCTTTCTCCATGCAAAGAATGTAGTAAATTAATCCATCAAGCAGGTATAACACGTGTGGTTTATAAGGATGCTTATAAAGATGATTCGGGTTTACAGTTTTTACAAAAAGCAGGAATAGAATTAAAATTAATTACAGATTTAACAGCTGAATGA
- a CDS encoding S41 family peptidase, translating to MTFKKKYLPLILGVGIAAGIFIGGKLNFSDKPDRLFSSNSKKEKLNRLIDYIDYEYVDDVNTDSIVDITVNGILENLDPHSVYIPKADMQRVTENMKGDFVGIGISFYTYNDTITVIRTIEGSPSDKVGIQGGDRIITADGDSIFGKDLSNSDIIKKLKGPIDTKVKLEVYRKGEPKLLTFTVKRDHIPIRSVDAAYMLTETLGYIKINRFAESTYKEFKEELENLKKLDVQDLVLDLRGNPGGFLTIAEQIVDEFLEDDKLILFTKNKRGSIQESYATKKGDFENSKVYVLIDENSASASEIVAGALQDNDKGTIVGRRSYGKGLVQREMNLGDGSAVRLTVSRYYTPTGRSIQRSYNNGNKDYYDDYFERLSSGEFLDPEKIEVADSLKFTTPKGKVVYGGGGIIPDVFVPLDLSMQNETLTFLQRRGFVSNFVFEELEKNRHAYDDFSRKDFIDNFIVSDDFVLAFQDYLNSKTSANITFVAYNDEVKQYIKATLAAQLYTKGAFEEVLNKSDVMIEEVLKLDAKL from the coding sequence ATGACATTTAAAAAGAAATATTTACCACTGATACTAGGCGTAGGAATTGCGGCTGGAATTTTTATAGGTGGAAAATTAAATTTTTCTGATAAACCAGATCGTTTATTTAGCTCCAATAGTAAAAAGGAAAAGCTAAATCGGCTAATTGATTATATTGATTATGAATATGTAGATGATGTTAATACAGACAGCATTGTAGATATTACTGTTAACGGTATTCTAGAAAATCTAGATCCACACTCGGTTTATATTCCAAAAGCCGATATGCAACGGGTTACCGAAAACATGAAAGGTGATTTTGTGGGTATTGGTATTAGTTTTTACACCTATAATGACACCATTACTGTAATCCGAACTATTGAAGGAAGCCCAAGTGATAAAGTGGGTATTCAAGGTGGCGATCGGATTATTACCGCCGATGGCGATTCCATTTTTGGTAAAGATTTAAGCAATTCAGATATTATCAAGAAGCTAAAAGGACCAATTGATACCAAAGTTAAATTAGAAGTCTACCGTAAAGGCGAACCAAAATTACTGACCTTTACAGTAAAGCGCGATCATATTCCTATTCGGAGTGTGGATGCGGCTTACATGCTTACCGAAACATTGGGCTATATAAAAATCAACCGTTTTGCAGAGTCTACTTATAAAGAGTTTAAGGAAGAACTAGAAAATTTAAAAAAATTAGATGTTCAGGATTTGGTCTTGGATTTACGTGGTAATCCAGGTGGATTTTTAACCATTGCCGAACAAATAGTGGATGAGTTTCTAGAAGATGATAAGCTTATTTTATTCACAAAAAATAAACGTGGAAGTATTCAAGAAAGTTATGCTACCAAAAAAGGCGATTTTGAAAACAGTAAAGTATATGTGCTTATTGATGAAAATTCTGCATCGGCAAGTGAAATAGTAGCTGGCGCACTTCAAGATAACGATAAGGGAACCATTGTTGGCCGAAGATCGTATGGAAAAGGCTTGGTGCAGCGAGAAATGAATTTAGGAGATGGTAGTGCGGTACGTTTAACCGTGTCGCGCTATTATACACCAACAGGACGCTCCATTCAACGTTCTTATAATAATGGTAATAAAGATTATTACGATGATTATTTTGAACGTCTAAGCAGTGGTGAATTCCTAGATCCTGAAAAAATAGAAGTAGCCGATTCCTTGAAGTTTACCACACCAAAAGGTAAAGTGGTTTATGGCGGTGGTGGCATTATTCCAGACGTTTTTGTGCCACTAGATTTAAGCATGCAAAACGAAACCTTAACCTTTTTACAACGTCGTGGTTTTGTGAGTAATTTTGTGTTTGAAGAATTGGAGAAAAATCGCCATGCTTATGATGATTTTTCGCGTAAGGATTTTATTGATAATTTCATCGTATCGGACGATTTTGTATTAGCTTTTCAAGATTATCTCAACTCTAAAACAAGTGCCAATATAACTTTTGTAGCTTATAATGATGAGGTAAAACAGTACATTAAAGCAACATTGGCGGCACAACTTTATACCAAAGGTGCTTTTGAAGAAGTGCTCAATAAAAGCGATGTGATGATTGAAGAGGTTCTAAAATTGGATGCCAAGTTATAG
- a CDS encoding FAD-dependent oxidoreductase produces MFDVLIIGGGAAGMSCALVLGSAKKQVFAADKHIGIILHQKTSHLQNALFNNVLGVTPGTTGADILVSGKEQLHTLYPHVDCIEHEKVQTIAKTTDGFSVITNKATYISKLVVVAVGYTNLLTISGLEPYIKPHPRAKTEKERIWLQNDNHLIEDGLYVAGTLAGWRSQFAIASGSGAHVATDILTLWNNGEHVKVHDKV; encoded by the coding sequence ATGTTTGATGTTTTAATTATTGGTGGTGGTGCAGCTGGTATGTCCTGCGCATTAGTTCTAGGTTCAGCAAAAAAACAAGTGTTTGCGGCAGATAAACATATTGGTATTATTCTTCATCAGAAAACATCGCATTTACAAAACGCCTTATTTAATAATGTTTTAGGTGTAACACCTGGCACTACAGGCGCAGATATTTTAGTTTCCGGAAAAGAACAATTACACACCTTATATCCACATGTAGATTGTATTGAACATGAAAAAGTACAAACTATAGCCAAAACTACTGATGGTTTTTCCGTTATTACTAACAAGGCAACCTACATATCTAAACTAGTAGTTGTGGCTGTTGGATACACGAATTTACTCACTATTTCGGGTTTGGAACCATATATTAAACCACACCCACGAGCAAAAACGGAGAAAGAACGTATTTGGTTACAAAACGATAACCATCTAATAGAAGACGGGTTATATGTGGCTGGAACGCTTGCTGGTTGGCGCAGTCAATTCGCCATAGCTTCAGGAAGTGGTGCTCATGTGGCAACGGATATTTTAACACTATGGAATAACGGAGAACACGTTAAAGTTCATGATAAAGTTTAG